A segment of the Clostridia bacterium genome:
GGCAAATCAGGGGTTAATCACCGGATGCGCAAGATCAACCGCTGGGCGGAAGAAGCCAAGCGAGGAAATATCCCTGCCTGGCGGGGCCCAGTAGCCCCAGGGAAAGGGAGATGTAGGGTTGATTGAATCGCAGGGTGTGAGCCGTGGAGGAGATTCGCTGCCTCCACGGCGGTATCGTTGTTACCCAGTTACCGATGGTCGCAATTCACTGCAACACCTGTATGAAGTGGTTAGCTTAGGCAAAGTAGTCAAAAACTTCGTGGTCATCGATCTCTGCCGTTATCTGCCTTGGCTGGGTGCCAAGAACTGGCTTTACCGGCACCTGTTAAAAATGAAAGTGGGCCGCCATGTTTCCGCCGGGCTCATGGTGATGCTGGACGTTTTCTTCCCCGAGATGATCTCCATTGGCGACAATACCATCATTGGCTATAACACGGTAATCTTATGCCATGAGTTCCTGGTGGATCATTACCGCTTGGGGCCAGTACATATCGGCAAGAACGTCATGATTGGCGCTAACTGCACCATTCTGCCCGGAGTCCATATTGGCGATGGGGCCATTGTCTCCGCCTGCTCCTTGGTTAACCGCGACGTGCCTGCTTATGCCATGGTGGGCGGGGTACCAGCTCGTTTCATCCGTTGGCTGACGCCGACCGATCCCAAGGAGGGTGGTACTAATCATGGCGCCGCTAGGCCGCTTGATTAAGAGCTTATGGGAGAATCCGGCCCAAAAGTGGTTGTTGGATTTACTGATAGTTGCTAATGTAGCCGGAGCTATTTACGGCTTTTACTGGTACTTGCCTCAGTTTTTGGAGACTTCACCGCGGGTGTGGGTGCTGGTAGCTGATAGCCCTATTTCTGCCGCCCTGTTTGCTTTGGCCATGCTGGCCTTGGCCCGCGGGTGGGCCAAGCAGTGGCAGCCAGGGCTGCTATTCTTAGCCTCGGCCTCAGTCATCAAGTATGGAATTTGGGCGGTGGTGATAATTAGCGAGTATTGGCTTAGCGGTTATTCGGTCCAGCCGCTGCACCTGGGTCTATGGCTATCCCATGTGGGCATGGCAGTGGAAGGCTGGATCTTTCTTCGCCACCTCCGGCTGGGACGGCTGGCGGTGATAACGGTGGGCGCTTGGATGTTGCTTAACGATACCGCTGATTATCTTTTTGAGCTTCATCCCTACCTCTATACCCCTGACCAATGGCTTTTGGCGGCGGTTTCAGCGAGCGTATTGAGCTTGGCTCTAATTGCCAGCGGTTGGGCCCGTCAAGAAAGAATTCAGAACTAGCAGGAAAAGGTTTGCTAAAGGTTGAATACTATACGTACAGGGTTAACCCATCCTTAAGGAGCAGCCCAGTACGGGTTGACCAGCCTGAGCCCCGGGGGAAGCAGCAAAGGGAAGTGGTGCCTGTGCGTATGGATATGGGTCTCAACCTAGAGCAAACGCAAAAGTTGATCATGACCCCCGAACTCCGCCAGGCCATTAAGATTCTCCAGCTGTCCACCATCGAGCTAAATGAATATCTCGAACAAGAGGTGCTGGAGAATCCCCTGTTGGAGCTTGGCAATGACGTTGAATTGCCTGGCAACGGGGTTGAAGCCGAGAGCCAGCTCAGCCAGACCGAGGAGCTTCCTGTTCCTGAGCTAGATGTAGACTGGCAAGAATACTTTCAGGATGAAAGCGATCTCGGGTTTATCCCTTCTCCGCGGTCGGAGGAGAAAAACTATTCCTTTGAATACTTTACCAGTAAAGAGCCTACCCTGCACGACCATCTTCGCTATCAGGTGCAAATGGCATTTCCTGCCGGCCGGCAGCGGGATATCGGTCTATTTCTGATTGGCAACATCGATGATCATGGATACCTGCAGCTGAGTCTACAGGATGCCGCCCAATACCTTGGCCTTGAGACTTGGGAGGTGCAGCAGGTACTGGAAGTAATCCAGACCTTTGACCCGCCGGGAGTGGGGGCGAGGACCCTGGAAGAGTGCCTAATAATCCAGTTACGCCAGCGCGACCACTACGATCCCTTGGTTCTGGAAGTGATAAAGCACGGGCTGCGGGACTTGGCAGCTGGGCGATTGGCGCGAATTGCCCGCCGCCTCAATACTACCGTCCAGCGCATCCAGGAAATCAGCGATTTTATCCGGACTCTCAATCCCAAACCGGGGAGCTCGTTTGGCGGCACCCAGGGAGTACGTTATATTGTCCCGGATGTAATCATTGAGCGAGTAGATGAGGAATACGTGGTCATCCTCAACGATTCAATAACACCTCGCCTCGGTATCAATCCCTTATATCGCCAACTGCTTTGCCACGATCATATGTGCGATCCCGAGACTCGCAAGTTCCTTCAGAACAAGCTTAACGCTGCCGCTCGCATCATCCGCAGCGTGGAGCAACGCCGCACCACCCTCTACCGAGTGGTCAGCTGCTTAGTGAACTTCCAACGGGAGTTTCTGGATAAAGGGATTAAATATTTAAAACCTTTGACCTTGCGCCAGGTGGCTGAAACCCTAGGTATTCATGAATCCACGGTTAGCCGGGCAACCGCCAACAAATACGCCCAGACCCCTCAGGGCGTATTTGAGCTCAAGTTTTTCTTTGCCAGCGGCGTGGGCGGAGGTCCTAGCGCTGACGGTCTAGTGGCTTCCGCCGAGAGCATTAAGAAGATCATCAGCGAGCATATAAACCGCGAGCACCCTGGTCGCCCTTTAACTGATCAACAGTTAGCTGACCTCATTTCCAGTCAGGGAGTTGCTATTTCCCGCCGTACCGTAGCCAAGTACCGGAACGAGCTAGGCATACCCGTGGCTGCCAAGCGCCGCCGGTACTGATCTTCCCCAACCCACCAGTTTCTCCGGGGCTATCCATGCCAGGACGTCAGTCCGAAAGCGATCCAGCACTCAATCAGCAGGTAACTAGGACTTAGTAAGGGTATCTTAACCGACGGGCGATGCTTGGTGGAAGGATGGGTGAATTGAGTGCTGGACACCTTAGCGCAAGTGAAGCGGAGGTGGGCCCGAGGGCAGGAGGGAACCTGGCCCTTACGCCGGCCAGGGTAAGTTTTGACCGGGCAAACTTTGGCTACAGGTTTGGTTAACCCTTGGTTGGATTTAGCTATTGAGGAAGGATTTTTCCTGCCTGTGTGGAAAGAAGTATGCCTGGTATGGCGGGGAAATACTAAGAGTAAACCCAAAAGGAGGATGGTTCCATGGCGGTAAGAGTTGGTATCAATGGCTTTGGCCGAATTGGACGGTTGGTATTCAGGGCAGCCATAGGCAACCCCGACCTGGAAGTGGTTGCGGTTAACGACCTGACCGATGCCCGCACCAATGCCCACCTACTAAAGTATGATTCGGTTCACGGGGTACTAGATGCCCAGGTGAGCGCAGCTGATGATAGCCTAGTGGTTAACGGTCGGCAAACTAAAGTTCTGGCTGAACGCGACCCCAAGAACCTTCCTTGGAAGGATCTGGGCGTAGAGATAGTAGTGGAGTCGACGGGCTTATTTACCGATGCTACCAAGGCAGCTGCCCACCTGGAGGCAGGAGCCAAGAAGGTAATCATCAGCGCTCCGGCCAAGAATGAAGACATCACCATTGTCATGGGCGTAAACGAGGACCAATATAACCCTAGCCAGCACCGGATAATTTCCAATGCTTCTTGCATTACCAACTGCTTGGCTCCCGTAGCCAAGGTCCTGCACCAAACCTTTGGCATCCGGCGGGGACTAATGACCACCATTCACTCCTATACCAACGATCAGCGCATCCTGGATATGACCCATAAGGACCTGCGGCGGGCCCGAGCAGCAGCCCTTTCCATGATTCCCACCACTACCGGGGCGGCCAAGGCGGTATCGCTGGTCTTGCCTGAGCTCAAAGGCAAGCTCAACGGCTTTGCCATTCGGGTTCCTACCCCCAACGTCTCGGTGGTCGACCTAGTGGCGGAGTTGGAGCGGGAGGTTACCGTGGAGGAAGTCAACGGTGCCTTGCGGCAGGCAGCCCAAGGGGCGCTCCGGGGGATCCTCGACTACACCGAGGAGCCGCTGGTTTCCAGCGACTTCAATGGCAATCCCCATTCCTCCATTGTTGATGCCCTTTCCACCATGGTCATGGAAGGAAGCATGGTCAAGGTTATCGCCTGGTATGACAATGAGTGGGGTTACTCCAACCGGGTAGTGGACTTGGCTGCCTATATGGCTAGGAAAGGACTATAAAGGCTGGAGGCAAGAAGACAAGGTTAGGAAGAGGGTTAGGTAATGACTAAAAAGACAGTCCGGGATATAGATGTCAAGAATAAGAGGGTCCTGGTCCGGGTCGACTTCAACGTGCCCTTGGATGCCCAGGGACAAATAACCGACGATACCCGCATCCGTGCTGCCCTGCCTACGATTAAATACCTCCAGCAGAGGGGTGCCAAGGTGATCCTGGTATCTCACCTGGGTCGTCCCAAGAAGCCGGAAGACCGGCAGAAGTTGCGCATGGATCCGGTGGCTAGAAGGCTGGGCGAGCTCCTTGGCACCGAGGTTAAAAAGGCCGATGAGGTAATCGGTCCCGAGGTTGAGGCTTTGGCCGCATCCCTCCAGCCGGGGCAGATCCTGCTTTTAGAAAACGTCCGCTTCCATGCCGAAGAAGAGAAAAACGATCCGGCCTTTTCCGCCCAGTTGGCCCGGCTGGCCGAGGTTTATGTTAATGATGCCTTTGGCACTGCCCACCGCGCTCATGCTTCTACCGAGGGAGTAGCTCACCTGTTGCCAGCGGTAGCTGGTTTCCTGGTAGAGAAAGAAATCTCTACCATGGGTGAGGCACTAGAAAAGCCGGAGCGACCCTTCGTGGCTGTTATCGGCGGAGCTAAGGTATCGGATAAGATCGGGGTCTTGGAGAATCTCATTTCCAAGGTCGATAAACTAATCATCGGCGGAGGCATGGCCAATACCTTCTTGGCCGCAGAGGGCAAAGCCATGGGCAGATCCCTGGTGGAAGCTGACAAGCTGGATGTAGCCCGCCGCTTGGAGCGGGAAGCTAAGGAGCGGGGCGTTGAGGTGCTCCTTCCGGTTGACTTGGTGGTTGCTGCTGACAAAACTGCTAGCGCTCCCACCCAGATAGTAGCGGCGGGAGACGTACCTGACGGCTGGATGGCGCTAGATATTGGTCCTGAGACCCAAAAGCGCTTTGCCGCCGCCATCGAAGGGGCCAAAACTGTGGTCTGGAATGGCCCCATGGGAGTATTTGAGCTGGAACCCTTCAAGCAGGGGACCGTGGCGGTGGCCCAAGCCATGGCTGCCTGCCGCGGCACCACCATTGCCGGCGGGGGCGACTCCGTGGCAGCTCTGGAGCAAGCAGGGTTGGCCGACAAGCTGACCCACGTATCTACTGGCGGGGGAGCTTCGCTGGAGTTTCTGGAAGGCAAGAGTTTACCTGGCATTGCCGCCCTCCAAGATGCCTAAGGAGGGGATAGCTTTGCGACGGCCATTAATTGCTGGCAACTGGAAAATGCATAATACTATCAATGAGGCCAGGGCGCTCTTGACAGCGCTTTTGCCGCAAGTTCGGGGCAGCCGATGCCAAGTGGTAGTCTGCCCGCCATTCACTTGCCTGGCAGCAGTGGCTGAGCTATGTGCGGGCAGCGAGGTGGGGGTAGGAGCCCAGGATGTATTTTGGGAGGAGAAAGGGGCATTTACTGGGGAAATCTCTCCACCCATGCTCAAGGAGGCTGGATGCTCCCATGTTATCATCGGTCACTCCGAGCGCCGCCAGTACTTTGGGGAGACCGATCTTAATGTAAATCGAAAAGCGAAGGCAGCGCTTCAGCATGGGCTCGTTCCCATCATTTGTGTGGGCGAAACTCTAGAAGAACGCGAGGCGGGGGTCACCAAGGAGATCTGCCGCCGTCAGCTAGAGGGAGCTCTCCAGGGGGTTACCGCAGCCCAGGCCGAAGCCGTGGTGGTGGCTTACGAGCCGGTGTGGGCCATCGGTACCGGCCGCTCGGCCAGCGCTGCTGACGCCCAAGAGGTTATCGCCTACATTCGTGAGCTACTGAGCGGGCGCTTTGGCAAGCAAGTGGCGGCCAAGGTTAGGATTCTGTACGGGGGGAGCGTCAAACCAGAAAATACGGCGGAATTGATGGCTAAACCGGATATTGATGGGGCTTTGGTAGGCGGGGCCAGCCTTGATGCCAGCTCCTTTGCCAGCATTATCAAATTAGCAGAGGCTGCCTGTGGCTACCAGAGCAATTAGAGGTGAAGTTATTGGTTAACCATTGGCAACGCAAGCTGGTAATGCTAGTAGTCCTAGATGGCTGGGGGGTAAGCCAGCGAGCGGAGGGAAACGCTACGGTGGAAGCCAACCTGCCTAACTTCCGTTGGCTTAACCATCATTACCCCAGCACTACTTTGAATGCTTCCGGGGAAGCAGTGGGATTGCCGGAAGGGCAAATGGGCAACTCCGAAGTTGGCCACCTGAATATCGGGGCCGGAAGAATAGTATATCAGGAGTTCACGCGGATCAGCCGCGCCATCAAAGACGGCAGCTTTTTTGTCAACCCGGTCCTGTTAGGGGCGGTAGCCCAGGCCCGAAAGGGCCACGCTTTGCACCTGATGGGGTTGGTATCGCCTGGCGGCGTGCACAGCCACAGCCAGCACCTGTACGCGCTGTTGGAGCTAGCTCGGCAAAACGGACTGAAAAGGGTATATGTTCATGCGTTTCTAGACGGGCGGGATGTACCCCCTGCCAGCGCCCAGGAATACTTAGCTGACCTTGAGGCTACTTGTAAAAACCTAGGCGTAGGCCGCATTGCTACGGTGATGGGGCGGTATTATGCCATGGATCGGGATCGCCGCTGGGAGCGTACCGCCCGAGCCTACCGGGCCATGGTATTGGGAGAAGGGGAGAGGGCTACTAGCGCTGAGGCAGCCGTAAGTCAGGCTTATGCCCGCGGGGTGACTGATGAATTTGTTGAACCTACGGTAATCATCGATGGCGAGGAAGGGCAGCCGGTGGGGCTGGTGGCGCCGGAGGATGCAGTCATCTTCTTTAATTTTCGAGCGGACCGGGCGCGCCAGCTTACTCGCGCTTTTGTCGATGATGATTTCCAAGGTTTTGAGCGTCCGAGAGGAAAGCTGGGGGTGCATTTTGTCTGCTTCACTGAATACGACGTGACTATAAAGGCGCCGGTGGCTTTTCCGCCTCAGGAATTGACCAATACCTTCGGCCAGGTGATTGCCAACCGGGGCTTACGGCAACTGCGAATTGCGGAAACCGAAAAGTATGCTCATGTAACCTTCTTCTTCAATGGAGGAGTTGAAGAGCCCAACCCCGGAGAAGATCGGGTTCTCATCCCTTCTCCCAAGGTGGCTACCTACGACCTCAAGCCGGAAATGAGCGCCTACCAGGTGACCGAGGAAGTACTGCGCCGTTTGGACAGCCGCCAGTACCAGGTGGTGATCCTCAACTTTGCCAATCCCGACATGGTAGGGCATACCGGGGTAATGAAAGCGGCAGTGCAGGCGATAGAGGCGGTTGACAATTGCTTAGGGCGGATTGCCGAGAAAGTGCGCCAGCTGGGCGGTAGCTTGCTGATAACTGGAGATCATGGCAACGTGGAGCAGATGCTGGAGGAAGATACGGGCCAGCCGCACACTGCCCATACTACTAATCCGGTGCCCTTCATCTTGGTTGATGATGAGCTTAGGGAAGCTGGGGTAAGCCTGCGTTCTGGCGGAGCCTTACGGGACATTGCTCCTACCATGCTTGAGCTCTTGGACATTCCTAAGCCGGCGGAGATGAGCGGCGTGTCTCTCTTGGTACCGGCCGAGGTGGTGGAAGACAAAGTCGAGGGTGAAAGCACGGCTAGCCAGGAATATCGCTTGCCAGCCGACTAGGGCGTTAACTATGGCGAGGCGGATCAATCGACAGTCAATTAAGGAGGTTGGAGATGAACACCGTTATTGAAGATGTGTACGCGCGGGAAATCTTGGACTCCCGAGGTAACCCTACGGTGGAGGTGGATGTCTATCTGGAGGATGGCACTCTAGGCCGAGCCGCCGTTCCTTCCGGGGCTTCTACTGGAACTTACGAAGCTTTGGAGCTTCGAGATGGAGACCAGGATCGCTACCTAGGTAAGGGAGTCCTAACGGCTGTAGATAACGTCAACAACGTGATTGCGCCTGAGTTGGTAGGCTTGGACGCAGTTGACCAGGCTGGGGTAGACAATTTTCTCCTGGATTTAGATGGGACTCCCAACAAATCCAAGCTAGGTGCCAATGCCATCTTGGGAGTGTCCTTGGCGGTGGCCAAGGCCGCGGCCAAGTCGCTGGGGTTACCCTTATATCGATATCTGGGAGGCGTCAATGCCAAGGAGCTGCCAGTGCCGATGATGAATATCCTCAACGGCGGCAAGCATGCGGATAACCCCATTGATATTCAAGAATTCATGATTGTTCCTACCGGGGCGGAGAGCTTTGCCGAGGCCCTGCGGATGGGAGCGGAAGTCTTCCACCATTTGAAGTCCTATCTGAAGGAAAAGGGATTGAATACCTCGGTGGGGGATGAAGGCGGTTTTGCTCCCAGCCTAGCCTCGGCTGTAGATGCCCTGGGCGCCATCATGAAGGCCATCGAGCAGGCTGGCTATCGCCCTGGGGAAGACGTTATGCTGGCCATTGATACCGCTGCCAGCGAGCTTTATCGCGATGGGGTTTATCACTTCAGTGGAGAACAAGTGACTCGTTCCACCGAGGAGCTAATTGACTACTACGTAGGGCTGGTGGATCAGTTCCCAATTATTTCCATTGAAGATGGTTTGGCTGAAGATGACTGGGATGGCTGGAGGAAACTGACCCGGCGCTTAGGCGAGCGGGTCCAGCTAGTTGGAGACGACCTGTTTGTGACCAACGTTGAAAAACTGGGTCGGGGTATCCAGGAGGGGGTAGCTAATTCTATCCTAATCAAAGTAAACCAGATTGGCACTCTCACCGAAACCTTGGATGCCATGGAGATGGCTAAGAAAGCTGGCTATACCGCAGTGGTGTCGCACCGCTCCGGGGAAACCGAGGATACCACTATCGCCGACATTGCCGTGGGTATGAATGCCGGCCTGATCAAGACCGGAGCTCCTTCGCGTACCGATCGGGTGGCCAAGTACAACCGGTTGCTACGGATAGAAGATGAATTGGAGATTGTTGCTAGTTATCCGGGTCGGAGAGCCTTTTACCAGATTTTCGCCCTAAGGTAGCCGCTTAGCGGACAGTTTACCGATCTCGGTAGAGCAGCTTACCCAAAGTAACTGGCCCCACGTAAGGTGGGCACAATTCCTTGACTGCTTCCAGGCGCAGCAGGCTGGAAGTGTACCAAGGTAGATCAGCAGGGGGCGGCGGACCGATGAGGTCCGCCGCCTCTGGATATTCCTGGGCTACAAAGCTAGCGCTGGGTAGGGTATAACGGTGAAACTGGGGGATGACCATGGTAATGGCAAAGCCAGCTTGCAGGATGGCCCGTTCCAAGTCATACCAGCGCTGGACAGAGGATTCGACGCTGGTAAGGCCTAGGTAAAGCGCAGCACCAGGACCAACCAGAGCTTGGGCGCAGCGCGATAGGAACAGCTTGAAACCGGCCTTGGTTTCCACCGGATCCGTGACCGCTAAGGTGAACTGGGAGTCCAAATCGGAGGGTAGCTCCTTCTGGGCATCGTAAAGCCTGACCTCTAGGTTTAAATTGTAAGCAGAACTGGTTTGGGAGATGAACTCCACCAGCCTAGGGTCAATCTCCAGAACCGTCACCCGGTTGGGGAGTCCGGTCATAGCGGCGGCTATCCCCACCAAGTCATCGTCGCCTAGGATTAAGAGGTTGGCCCCCTCCAGGTCTCCGCAATTGAAGATAGTCTTTACTCTTTCTACCGTAAGCTCTGGCCAAATGGGTCCTTGATCGTAAACCGTATCCGGCCGCGGCCGCTGCCGGCAAATGGACTGCATTTCTTTAGTAAGGGTTGAGAAGTCGGGATCCTTGGGGGCAGGCCCAGTCCGGGCAAATTTCGGTCCGTGGCGCCGGATCAGGCTTTCATCGAGGAGCTGATGCAAGGCTTGGGCTAGGATCTCGATGGGTGCATTGGTGACAGCCAAAAGCTCCCAAAAGCTTTGGGGCTGCTCTAATTTCCGTATCACCTGGCGCATGAGCTTGCGGACGGCCAAATCGGAATTAAAGGCGCCTCCCTGCATATTATTCCCCCAGTTTGTCTCTTGGGTTATGCCTTGGTTAAGGCTCCGTTATCTGTTATAGCAAAAGGGCTCTAACTACGTCAACCGGAGCCCATTGTCCCTGGAGACGAAGTTCCTTTTTCTAGGCGCGGAACCGATAAAGCCTTGGCCATGTCGTTTCGCGGCGGCGCTGTTACCGGGCTGGCAGTTACTGCCCTGAGCCTTTTGGGGGTAGCTGGACTCTTTTATGCTTTTGGAGGTGCGACCCGTCCCCAAGAGGCGCCCTTGTCCATCGTGGGGTTTGGGTTCGGAGCTAGCTTCGTAGCCCTGTTTGCCCAGCTGGGCGGCGGCATATACACCAAGGCGGCCGACGTCGGCGCCGACTTGGTGGGTAAAGTAGAGGCAGGCATTCCCGAGGATGATCCCCGAAATCCGGCTGTAGTGGCTGACCTGGTGGGAGACAATGTGGGCGACTGCGCCGGCCGTGGCGCCGACCTGTTTGAGTCCACGGCAGCTGAGAACATTGGAGCCATGATCTTGGGAATCGCCTTGTTTCCGGTGTTTGGTGTCAACGGTATTCTGTTTCCTTTAGTGGCGCGCGCTTCCGGGATCATTGCCAGCATCATCGGTATGTTTTTTGTTCACACCGATGAAAAGTCCGATCCCATGAGCGCTTTAAACCGCGGCTATATAGTGACTTCCATTTTGGCGGCTTTGTTCCTCTACTTTGTCAGCCGTTCCATGCTCAGTGCCCCAGGAGTAAATTTCCTCTACTTCTATGGAGCCGCGCTGATTGGCCTGGCGCTTAGCTTTGTCTTTGTTTACATCACCCAGTATTATACCTCTTACAGTTACCGTCCAGTGAAATCCATCGCCGAGGCCTCCAAAACCGGCTCGGCCACCAATATCATCACTGGCCTATCGGTAGGGATGGAGAGCACAGCTCTCCCGGTAATCGTAATAGTTATAGCTATTCTGGCGGCCCATTGGCTGGGCTCCCACAGCGGTCTGGCCAATGGTGGGCTTTACGGTACGGCGGTGGCTACCATGGGAATGCTTTCGGTGGCCGCGTACATTTTGGCCATGGACACTTTTGGCCCCATCACTGACAACGCTGGAGGCATCGTGGAAATGTCGGGAGCCCCGGAGGCTATCCGGCGGCGGACTGACCGGCTTGATGCGACCGGCAATACCACTAAAGCCCTAACCAAAGGGTATGCCATTGGTAGCGCTGCCCTGGCCACTTTTCTGCTTTTCTCCGCTTACATCGATGAGGTGAAGATCCGCCTAGGCATCACCGGCAACTTCCCCGTCGATATAGGCAAGCCGGAAGTATTTGCCGGCGCCTTTATTGCGGCTATGGTGGTATTCCTGTTCAGCTCTACTGCCATCCGGGCGGTAGGTAGAGCGGCCCAGTACGTGATCTTAGAAGTACGCCGGCAGTTTAAGGAAATCCCTGGCATCATGGAAGGAACGGCTCGCCCGGAGTACGGTCACTGCGTTGATATTGTCACCCGGGGTGCGCTCAAGGAGATGGTGGTGCCGGGCCTGATCGTGGTGGTAGCTCCGGTTATTGTTGGTGTAGCTTTGGGTGCTGAGGCGGCAGCTGCCTTCCTAATGGTAGGCACGATTAGCGGCGTGATCCTGGCCTTGTTCCTCAATAACGGTGGTGGAGCCTGGGATAACGCCAAGAAATACATCGAGTTAGGCAATTATGGGGGTAAAGGATCGGAGGCGCACAAAGCTGGCGTGGTCGGCGATACCGTGGGCGACCCCTGCAAGGATACCGCCGGTCCCTCGCTTCATGTTTTGGTCAAGCTGATCAGCACTATCACCTTGGTTTTAGCGGGACTATTCTTGTAAAACTCAATGCTCAGCTAGCTTGGGCACTGATTTTCAAGCGACGGGCCTTATTCCCGTCTGTGGCCAACGCAGGGGGTAATAAGGCCCTGCTTGCTTGGATTTCAGCCTGGGCCAATCCAGGTGGGCGGCTCAAGGTTGGGCTGGTGGTGGCTATGGCTGGGCAATAGCTTGTTCGGTTTGACAGGGTATGCTAAAATGAATACGTTCTCTGTAAATCCTTGTAAGGGGGTGACAAATTGTATATAGCCCTCACTGTCATTCAAGTTATCATCTGTATTCTGCTCATTATTACCGTTCTGCTACAATCGGGGCGCAGCGCTGGTCTCTCCGGAGCTATTGCCGGTGGAGCAGAGACTCTATTTGGCAAGAAAAAGGGGCTGGACGACCTCTTGGGTCGCATCACCGCAGTTTTAGCGGGCTTGTTCTTATTAATCACCTTAATAATCGCACTAGTCGCTCGCTAAGCTAAGCTGAATCTTGCCTTAATGAAGTAGCGTTGAAGCAGTCGGGGCTCCCTTGGGTTGAGTGGATCGTCTAGCCAGCCTCACAACCAGGCATGAAAAAGCCCATAGGGGATGCTGAGGCGCTGGTCCGGAAGGACATTAAGCCGAGCGGAGGAACAGCGCCCTAGCTGAGAATACATGTTTTCGTGGAGGAGGAAGAAATAATTGGAAAGGGATCTGCTTTATCTCATCCCAATAGCGGGTGGGGTTGCTCTTCTTTTTGCCTTATATTTGATAACCCGGATTAATAGTGCTGACCCTGGGACCAAGCGCATGCAAGAGATTTCCTCAGCTATTCATGAAGGAGCTATGGCCTTCTTAAAGCGGGAATACAGCATCCTGGTCTTTTTTGTAGGTGGCATGGCCGCCCTAATTGTAATCCTTGGCTTTTCTACCAAGGGAGCTGAGAGCCTACAGCCGATTACCGCGGTTCCCTATATAATTGGCACTTTGTGCTCAATCGGCGCTGGCTACATAGGTATGCAGGCGGCAACCCGGGCCAATGTTCGCACGGCCAACGCTGCTCGAACCAGCGCCAATAAAGCCCTCAACATTGCCTTCTCTAGCGGCTCAGTCATGGGGATGTGCGTAGTAGGCTTAGGTCTGGTGGGTCTCGGCATCGTCAACCTTTTATGGTCGCATAATACTAGCATCGTCAACGGTTTTGCTTTAGGGGCAAGCTCCATTGCTCTATTTGCCAGGGTGGGCGGTGGTATATATACCAAGGCAGCTGACGTGGGTGCCGACCTAGTGGGCAAGGTGGAAGCCGGCATCCCCGAGGACGATCCTCGAAACCCGGCAGTTATTGCTGACAATGTGGGCGACAACGTAGGCGACGTGGCTGGGATGGGGGCGGATCTGTTTGAGTCCTATGTCGGGTCGATTGTGTCGGCCATTGCCATTGCCGCTGCCTTTTCCATTCCGGGCGGGACTATGGCGCCCCTGCTCATCGCCGCTGCTGGTATTGTTTCCTCTATCATCGGCACTTTCTTTGTCCGGACCGA
Coding sequences within it:
- the eno gene encoding phosphopyruvate hydratase, whose protein sequence is MNTVIEDVYAREILDSRGNPTVEVDVYLEDGTLGRAAVPSGASTGTYEALELRDGDQDRYLGKGVLTAVDNVNNVIAPELVGLDAVDQAGVDNFLLDLDGTPNKSKLGANAILGVSLAVAKAAAKSLGLPLYRYLGGVNAKELPVPMMNILNGGKHADNPIDIQEFMIVPTGAESFAEALRMGAEVFHHLKSYLKEKGLNTSVGDEGGFAPSLASAVDALGAIMKAIEQAGYRPGEDVMLAIDTAASELYRDGVYHFSGEQVTRSTEELIDYYVGLVDQFPIISIEDGLAEDDWDGWRKLTRRLGERVQLVGDDLFVTNVEKLGRGIQEGVANSILIKVNQIGTLTETLDAMEMAKKAGYTAVVSHRSGETEDTTIADIAVGMNAGLIKTGAPSRTDRVAKYNRLLRIEDELEIVASYPGRRAFYQIFALR
- a CDS encoding bis-aminopropyl spermidine synthase family protein, with translation MQGGAFNSDLAVRKLMRQVIRKLEQPQSFWELLAVTNAPIEILAQALHQLLDESLIRRHGPKFARTGPAPKDPDFSTLTKEMQSICRQRPRPDTVYDQGPIWPELTVERVKTIFNCGDLEGANLLILGDDDLVGIAAAMTGLPNRVTVLEIDPRLVEFISQTSSAYNLNLEVRLYDAQKELPSDLDSQFTLAVTDPVETKAGFKLFLSRCAQALVGPGAALYLGLTSVESSVQRWYDLERAILQAGFAITMVIPQFHRYTLPSASFVAQEYPEAADLIGPPPPADLPWYTSSLLRLEAVKELCPPYVGPVTLGKLLYRDR
- a CDS encoding 2,3-bisphosphoglycerate-independent phosphoglycerate mutase — protein: MLVVLDGWGVSQRAEGNATVEANLPNFRWLNHHYPSTTLNASGEAVGLPEGQMGNSEVGHLNIGAGRIVYQEFTRISRAIKDGSFFVNPVLLGAVAQARKGHALHLMGLVSPGGVHSHSQHLYALLELARQNGLKRVYVHAFLDGRDVPPASAQEYLADLEATCKNLGVGRIATVMGRYYAMDRDRRWERTARAYRAMVLGEGERATSAEAAVSQAYARGVTDEFVEPTVIIDGEEGQPVGLVAPEDAVIFFNFRADRARQLTRAFVDDDFQGFERPRGKLGVHFVCFTEYDVTIKAPVAFPPQELTNTFGQVIANRGLRQLRIAETEKYAHVTFFFNGGVEEPNPGEDRVLIPSPKVATYDLKPEMSAYQVTEEVLRRLDSRQYQVVILNFANPDMVGHTGVMKAAVQAIEAVDNCLGRIAEKVRQLGGSLLITGDHGNVEQMLEEDTGQPHTAHTTNPVPFILVDDELREAGVSLRSGGALRDIAPTMLELLDIPKPAEMSGVSLLVPAEVVEDKVEGESTASQEYRLPAD
- the secG gene encoding preprotein translocase subunit SecG, encoding MYIALTVIQVIICILLIITVLLQSGRSAGLSGAIAGGAETLFGKKKGLDDLLGRITAVLAGLFLLITLIIALVAR